One region of Trinickia violacea genomic DNA includes:
- a CDS encoding ABC transporter permease: MKDIFISVNLADAINREFTQIVQKYADQFHQVSLWLLVWVLNPVEHGLQATPPLVVLLFLGALTWLGSRRIGTTGVMVALTYAIGCLGLWNKLMSTLSVMLVSLLVTILIGIPMGIAMAKSRALRRVLNPVLDMMQTLPSFVYLIPVLMLFGLGRVPAVFATTVYALPPLMRLTELGLRQLPEDVLEASQAFGATPLQQLFSVELPLARPSIMAGLNQAVMMSLAMVVIASMIGAKGLGEDVLASINNLDMGQGVQAGLAIVMLAVVFDRVTQECGRSRRERQRAAKANTSRKASAAAAEERHQEAQA, translated from the coding sequence GTGAAGGACATTTTCATATCCGTGAATCTCGCCGATGCGATCAATCGGGAATTTACGCAGATCGTTCAGAAGTACGCCGATCAGTTCCATCAGGTCAGCCTGTGGCTGCTGGTCTGGGTGCTCAATCCGGTCGAGCACGGTCTGCAGGCCACGCCGCCGCTTGTCGTGCTCCTTTTTCTGGGTGCGCTGACCTGGCTAGGCAGCCGTCGGATTGGGACAACCGGCGTGATGGTGGCGCTGACCTACGCAATTGGGTGCCTGGGGTTGTGGAACAAGCTGATGTCGACGCTCTCCGTCATGCTGGTCTCCCTGCTCGTGACGATACTGATCGGCATACCCATGGGCATCGCGATGGCGAAGTCTCGCGCATTGCGGCGCGTATTGAACCCGGTGCTCGACATGATGCAGACGCTGCCTTCGTTCGTGTATCTCATACCCGTGCTGATGCTGTTCGGTCTCGGACGCGTTCCGGCTGTGTTCGCCACCACGGTCTACGCGCTTCCACCCCTGATGCGGCTGACCGAGCTCGGGTTGCGCCAGCTTCCCGAAGACGTGCTCGAAGCGTCTCAGGCGTTTGGCGCGACCCCGCTCCAGCAGCTCTTCAGCGTGGAGTTGCCGCTTGCGCGGCCCTCGATCATGGCGGGTTTGAACCAGGCCGTCATGATGTCGCTCGCCATGGTCGTGATCGCCTCGATGATCGGCGCGAAAGGGCTTGGCGAAGACGTGCTGGCGAGCATCAACAACCTCGACATGGGGCAGGGCGTCCAGGCCGGCCTTGCTATTGTCATGCTGGCGGTGGTGTTCGACCGCGTGACTCAGGAGTGCGGCCGCTCGCGCCGCGAACGTCAGCGCGCGGCAAAAGCGAATACGTCCCGCAAGGCGAGCGCTGCAGCCGCCGAAGAAAGACATCAGGAGGCGCAGGCATGA
- a CDS encoding glycine betaine ABC transporter substrate-binding protein, which yields MRRFRNGWPRADRTARGRRNTRSPAGSKQSVKPHEAIMNFQKLLCYAAMAVGVAGFSVSASAATASPWCSSGKPIRFAEIGWDSGKFFTEIARYVIEKGYGCKTETVGGSNSITTGAVATNDLQVFVEYWNGRTAAVETAAKEGKIKVIGDLVKGGSVEGFYVPEYVIKGDPKRGIKPVAADLKSVAQLVNYSKVFTDPEDPSKGSVLNCPIGWQCESDNTQKLKAYKLDQSYTNTHPGTGAAMDATIASAYERGKPIVYYYWQPSTLLSRYPSIRLDEPAFNEACWKTINNSKDESPCPSASPVTNLKVLVSAPFASADPVVTDFLSKISLPMPAVSQALSSMGSAKIDPRTLAIEYLKANPQELATWVPADVAQKVEASISK from the coding sequence TTGCGGCGGTTCCGCAATGGTTGGCCGCGAGCTGATCGCACAGCGCGCGGCCGACGCAACACGAGAAGTCCGGCAGGAAGCAAGCAATCCGTCAAACCACACGAGGCAATCATGAACTTTCAGAAGTTACTCTGCTATGCGGCGATGGCCGTCGGCGTTGCCGGCTTTTCCGTTTCGGCATCGGCCGCCACGGCGTCGCCGTGGTGCAGTTCCGGAAAACCCATTCGCTTCGCTGAAATCGGTTGGGACAGCGGGAAGTTCTTCACTGAAATCGCGCGTTACGTCATCGAGAAGGGCTACGGGTGCAAAACCGAAACGGTGGGCGGATCGAACTCCATCACGACCGGCGCGGTTGCAACCAACGATCTTCAGGTGTTCGTCGAATACTGGAACGGCCGGACAGCCGCGGTCGAAACGGCGGCCAAGGAAGGGAAGATCAAGGTTATCGGCGACCTCGTGAAGGGCGGGAGCGTGGAAGGGTTTTACGTTCCGGAGTACGTCATCAAAGGCGACCCCAAACGAGGCATCAAGCCTGTCGCGGCGGACCTGAAATCGGTCGCGCAACTGGTGAACTACAGCAAGGTGTTCACGGACCCCGAGGACCCGTCGAAAGGCAGTGTTCTGAACTGCCCCATCGGCTGGCAATGCGAGTCTGACAACACCCAGAAGCTCAAGGCCTACAAGCTGGACCAGAGCTATACCAACACGCATCCCGGAACGGGTGCTGCGATGGATGCAACCATTGCCTCGGCATACGAGCGAGGCAAACCCATCGTCTACTACTACTGGCAACCCTCGACGCTCCTGTCCCGCTACCCGTCCATCCGTCTCGACGAGCCTGCGTTCAACGAAGCGTGCTGGAAGACCATCAACAACAGCAAGGACGAAAGCCCCTGCCCGAGCGCGTCTCCGGTCACGAATCTCAAAGTGTTGGTCTCCGCGCCTTTCGCCTCGGCCGATCCCGTCGTGACGGATTTCCTCAGCAAGATTTCGTTGCCGATGCCGGCGGTCAGCCAAGCCCTATCGAGCATGGGTTCCGCGAAGATCGACCCGCGTACGCTGGCCATCGAATACTTGAAAGCGAATCCGCAGGAACTCGCCACATGGGTTCCCGCAGACGTGGCGCAGAAGGTGGAAGCGTCGATTTCAAAGTGA
- a CDS encoding quaternary amine ABC transporter ATP-binding protein translates to MSATLLELRNVYKIFGRDSRSVRAALDAARKGAARPDILESTNCTVAVRDVSLDIMEGEIFVIMGLSGSGKSTLVRHFNRLIEPTSGQLLFRGKDILKLSTTELRSVRRHNIGMVFQSFALLPHKTVIENIVFGRLLRGDSKAASVADAQKWLDGRMGLAGYGGKFPDELSGGMRQRVGLARALVSDPDVLLMDEAFSALDPLIRCDLQDLLLEMQSELRKTIIFITHDIDEALKLGSRIAVMKDGEVVQVGRPEEIRNNPANDYVRRFFMKSMAA, encoded by the coding sequence ATGAGCGCGACCTTACTCGAGCTGCGCAACGTCTATAAGATTTTTGGCCGCGATTCCCGGAGCGTGCGCGCCGCGCTCGATGCGGCGCGCAAAGGGGCCGCCCGTCCGGACATACTCGAAAGCACGAACTGTACGGTCGCCGTGCGCGACGTGTCGCTCGACATCATGGAGGGCGAGATCTTCGTCATCATGGGGCTGTCGGGGTCGGGCAAATCGACGCTGGTGCGGCACTTCAATCGCTTGATCGAGCCGACCTCGGGGCAGTTGCTGTTTCGCGGCAAAGACATCCTCAAGCTATCCACGACTGAGCTGCGCTCCGTTCGCCGGCACAACATCGGGATGGTGTTCCAGAGCTTCGCGCTTTTGCCGCACAAGACCGTCATCGAGAACATCGTCTTCGGCCGGCTGCTTCGAGGCGACTCGAAGGCTGCCTCGGTTGCGGACGCGCAGAAGTGGCTCGATGGCCGCATGGGGCTCGCAGGATATGGCGGCAAGTTTCCCGACGAGTTGTCCGGCGGCATGCGTCAGCGTGTCGGTCTAGCGCGCGCGCTGGTTTCGGACCCTGACGTGCTGCTGATGGACGAGGCATTTTCGGCGCTCGACCCGCTGATCCGCTGCGACCTGCAGGATCTGCTTCTCGAGATGCAGTCGGAGTTGAGGAAGACCATCATCTTCATCACGCACGATATCGACGAGGCGCTGAAGCTCGGTTCCCGCATCGCTGTCATGAAGGATGGGGAGGTCGTGCAAGTCGGCCGCCCGGAAGAAATCCGCAACAATCCGGCGAACGACTATGTGCGCCGCTTCTTCATGAAAAGCATGGCGGCTTGA